Below is a genomic region from Sphaeramia orbicularis chromosome 6, fSphaOr1.1, whole genome shotgun sequence.
TTTTCCAGGAGGCGGAGCTCCAAAAAACACATGAACCTGATGTCATCCAGTCCATGACGTCACTGTCTGTGGTCTCAGGTTTGTCCACCTCTGGACAATGTCCAACTGGTCACATCaatgacagacacacaactgttGAGCCAGCactatgacctctgacctgtgtcctctgacctgtgtcctctgacctctgacctgtgtcctctgacctctgacctgtgttctctgacctctgacctgtgtcctctgacctctgacctgtgtcctctgtcctcttcagGTGTCTGTGTCCTGCTGCTGTCTGGACTGACTGTTTCTTCAGGTGAgatgatgaattcaaccaatcagaCTCAATAACAGTTGGACATTTGGTCCATGTGTCTTTAACCTGTTGAATGTGTTGACTCTGTCCAGTCTCTGTGGACGTCTTTCCAAACCGTCAGCAGTTCTTCAGAGGAGACAGTTTCACTGTGAGTTGTGCAGATgtccagacagatggatggacagtgaAGAGGACACTGACGAATGGAAACACTGAGACatgtgcagagtttggaaggatGGACGGGTCATTCTGTGTTGTCGATGGTCTCACGCCAGGGAACAGTGGAGTTTACTGGTGTGAGACCAGTTCAGGACAGCAGAGTGACCAGGTGTCCATCACTGTAACAGGTGAATAAActgagctgtgattggttgaagtGTGTCTCTAACAGGATTGGTGGTTCCTGAGGGAAGTCCAGCTTTAACTGGAGGTTTCCAGTGTGGCCTTGTGGGTAGCAGGTTCTGTTCCAGAcagtggaccaaggttataatagtttgggatttttaattatagtttagttttaattagttttgacttgttttctctcattcagttagttttaattagtttttagagcaggtttgctagtttttattcattattgttttttttctgaatgcttagttttactttagtttagtttagttttagtattcgcTTTAGTTATTTCATACATTTATCTTCCTCACTattctattcaaagaaattagtgaggcatggatcagcaggttaccctggacactttatttgggggtggggttagggcggctcattgactgagcagagacacaaacacatgtacagtacaatgtataaattcactatagcaggttgggggaggggggggtgtcgatcaatacacaacgtcacttatgtgaaaacaatgcgaagatgtgcaaagcgtgagaggaaatgcacaaagcagccagcagtaaaccagacagaaacatattgtggcatgtttgctgtagtgcattatgggtagtgggtattttgttgtaaatgtgttatttttatgtgaaagAATTCAgcgggttgttgtgttagtactagttttgacttagtatgtgtatggaaatgtttattggcctttttgtgtattttttttgtatttttgaaatttctaaagttgcaccctgagtgagagccataggcagagcaatggctatcctgttgtgatcattCAAACATGTTTTTCCCCGTTTATCAAAGTAAAAGCACATCTTATGGCCAGACTAGACACAGAGTTAATTTCCTGCTAAGCTTCCACCTGTgctaaaatatataaaccagctaagcagcagtaaaccaaatagaaacaaatataaaccagacagaaatgaatataaaccagctaagcagcagtaaaccaaatagaaacaaatataaactagctaaccagcagtaaaccacatacaaacatatataaaccttatagaaacatacataaaccacttataaacatatgtaacccagttcagcagcagtaaaccacacaccttagtagatatctcatctcttataacgttaaaaaaacgtttgatgttactagctacagctagctgaattaaaatgaagcaaagttggctaataatggaactgtagatgattaacaGGTTCCATCCCGCTGtcattggattagttttcctcctcttttctcctcttctaaactgtgcagttcaggccttggaaggccttttcatggtgataaactctccagtctttacctggatgctagttcaactgttgtaattatccaaattacgtccaaaaataacGAAGCGAGACTCTTGGTTTAAAATACACATTCATTTTACTGTGTGTGGAAACTtgaaaaacacatacaactttCTCACAACTTGTGGCATACATACATCTGCTTCTGTGAAAATTTCCTATGCttcttgggtaatgctaagcctcatgggaaacgtagttatcttaatcttaacattcactatggcttattttagctcattttttaacataaatcacaaatgaaatatactgtatattttactcagaaataaatgaacatgaaattgcaTATGCATCACGAAACCacaataaatccaaacacaaatcaCTTGTACCCTTTCTTTCCCAGATAAAGTCACAACatcaacacctgtctgactctgtcattcagctccactctgtctctgtcactcacacacacactgaacaaaaaaacaaacaaacaaacaaacaaaaaacccgaccccacgcatcactgaagtaaatcccagacaggactgtgctactgtgtcccagctttagtctgtatgttccaggtagagtggggaccagaagacgactggaaaccaccagtgaccagacatgacggactgtgaagtgtcatatggtaccaacagctaaaactgctggagcgaaataaatcaatttcatatcaatccgacattaacaaagacgaaaacgaagggaattttatccataatttttatacgttttagttagttttgtaaacacacaatacagtgtcagttagttatcgtttttttcttttaattagagtttttatttatttcagttaacgaaaatgttttttcaattttagtatttgtcatttcgttggttttcgttaacaattataaccttgCAGTGGACGTGGACCACAGCTCAGTCTGACCACCAATCAGCTCTCTGTATAGTTGGTGTGAGGATAGTGGGCGGAGTCACACACATATTAGCTGTTGATGACGACATCCCATATTCATCTAGTTTCAGATGTGGACACAGTTCAATGTTGAAGTCCCCCTTATGACCTTAGATCAGAACCACTGTTGGGAGTCCACTTCATGTGTGTGtcctttttctttatttgtgtctcTGGTCTCATTTGTCCAACTCTGCTtgtatttaacagatttttctgTAATCTTGGACATCCCTGCACTTCCTGTGGAGAAAGGAAGTGATGTCACTCTGCGCTGTATAGACAGAGGTGGTTCAACACTGAAAGCCGAGTTTATAAAAAACAGTCGGACACTCACATCTGTCCCAGTAGAAGAGTGGACCATCCCTGTAGACCACCTGTCTGATGAAGACCAGTACTCCTGTTATGTTCCATTGGCTGGTGAATCTCCATCGAGCAGCCTGAGGGTCAAAGGTGAGGactgtgacatcacttcctgttcatAAAGTACACATTACAGACAGAACATATGTAGGTCCCCTGGTGGACACTCATAGCACTGCAGTTCAACATTTTCACCACAATC
It encodes:
- the LOC115421075 gene encoding low affinity immunoglobulin gamma Fc region receptor II-like isoform X3, whose protein sequence is MKNPSVLWGVCVLLLSGLTVSSVSVDVFPNRQQFFRGDSFTVSCADVQTDGWTVKRTLTNGNTETCAEFGRMDGSFCVVDGLTPGNSGVYWCETSSGQQSDQVSITVTDFSVILDIPALPVEKGSDVTLRCIDRGGSTLKAEFIKNSRTLTSVPVEEWTIPVDHLSDEDQYSCYVPLAGESPSSSLRVKVSTTSDPTTSSSDPGSSLGSGSLSGTTISVIIAVVSLVVLVLILVLLLWKKHKGDSDSSPPVDVTYADVTIAQAANRRDKHHGEAETVYAGIKTNTEGAEDVTYSHVVIKGQRSSRQNHAQSSDPDVVYSSVRPRNT